A stretch of DNA from Microlunatus capsulatus:
CAGCGGCTCGACCCGCGAGCGCACCATCGGCGCGACCGAGCAGATCGCCCTCACCACCACGCTGCGCACCGTGGCCCACCTGACCTGCGCCAGCCAGAGCCGCGAGCAGCTGCGCCGGGTCGTCGGCGCCTACGCGGCCGCCGGCGTCAAGCACGTGCTGGCCATCCGCGGCGACATGCCCGGCGGTCCGCGGGAGCCCTGGGTCCGCCACCCGGACGGCCTCGACAACGCCACCGAGCTGGTCGCGCTGGTCCGCGAGCTGGGGGACTTCTGCGTCGGCGTCGGTGCCTTCCCCGACCCGCACCCGTCCTCCCTCGACGCCGACCTCGACGCGCGCATCCTCGTCGCCAAGGCCCGGGCCGGGGCGAGCTACGCGATCACCCAGCTGTTCTTCCGGCCCGAGGACTACTTCGCGCTGGTCGCCCGCGTCCGCGCGCTGGGCTGCGACCTCCCGGTCATCCCGGGCATCATGCCCATCACGAACGTCCGCCAGGTCACCCGGTTCGCCGAGCTGTCCGGCGCCGCCCTGCCCGACGCCGTCGTCGACCGCGTGCAGGCGGTGGCCGGCGACGAGGATGCCGTCCGCCGGGTGGGCACCGCGATCGGCACCGAGCTCTCCGAGGCGCTGCTCGACGGCGGCGCGCCCGGCCTGCACTTCTACACCCAGAACCGCTCGCGGGCTACCCGCGAGATCTACGCCAACCTGCGGAGCCGTCTCCTGCCGCGTCGAGGGTGACCAGCCGCTGCGTCGGGCGCGTCAGCGCCACGTAGAGCGAGCGCACCCCGCCCGGGGACTCGGCGACGATGCGGTCGGGGTCGACGACCAGCACCCCGTCGTACTCCAGGCCCTTGGACTCCAGCGAGGTCACCACGGCCAGCCGCTCGGCGCCGGGCAGCGCGGCCGCGTCGAGGGCGGCGCGCACCTCGTCCCGGCCGGTCGGGGCGCAGATGACGCCGACGGTGCCCTCGACCTCGCCCAGCAGGTCGACGACCGCGTCCACGGCCCCGGCCGCGACGCCGCGCTCGTCGGCGACGAGCAGCAGCGGCTCGACGCCGGTCGAGCGGACGGCGCGGGGCAGGTCGGCCTCGGGGTAGGCCCGGACGACGACGGAGGCGGCCAGGTCGAACACCTCGGCCGGGCTGCGGTAGTTGGTGCTCATCCGGAACCGCCGCACGGGCGCGGTGCCGACGAGCTCCTTGAGCGCGCGGTCGGTCTCGGCGGCGTCGGGCCAGGAGCTCTGCGCCGGGTCGCCGACGATCGTCCAGGACGCCCCCGCGCCGCGCCGGCGGAGCATCCGCCACTGCATCGGGGTGATGTCCTGCGCCTCGTCGACCAGCACGTGGCTGTAGGTCTGGTGCGGCTCGGCGAAGGGGTCGACCTCACGGGTGGGGGTCAGCCGGTCGGCCGTGGTCACCACCTCGGCGTACTCGGCGTCGTCGGGCAGGAACAGCGGCTCGTCGCGCTCCTCGCTCTCGGGCACCGGTCCCAGCAGGCTGACCAGCTCGTCCAGCAGGGCGCCGTCGGCGACGGTCCAGTCGGCGGTCCGCGGCAGGTCGGCGGTCCGGGGGTAGGAGGCGGCCAGCAGGTCCTGCTCGGCGCTGCTCAGCGTCGACCCGGCGAGCCGGGCCAGCAGCCCGCGGTCCCCGAGCCGGGCCAGCGCCGTCGGGGCGCTGACGCCGGGCCACCAGGCCAGCAGGAACATCGTGAAGGCGGCGGTGTCGGTGACGGCGTCGTCGAACTCGTCGCGCTCCATGTCCAGCTCGGCGGCCGGGCGGCCGCGCCACAGCGCCTGCAGCAGCGCCTTCTCGGCGGCCTCGCGGCCGGCGTTGAGCTTGTGGTGGGCCAGCACCTCGGCGCGGATCCGCTCCAGGGCCTCGACCCGCAGCACCAGCACGTGGCCGCGCAGGGTGAGCCGGAGCTCCAGCGGCACCGCCTGCGGCGGCTCCTGGACCAGCCGGCGCAGCACGCGCACCATCCGCAGGCTGCCCTTGACGGCCGCGGTCGGGGCGTCGTCCACCCGCTCGCCGGCCAGCCGGACGACGTCGCCGGCGACCGTGCCGACGGGCCGCAGCGTCACCGACTCCTCGCCGAGGGAGGGCAGCACCCGCTCGATGTAGTTCATGAACACCCGGCTGGGGCCGACGACGAGGACGCCGCCGGAGGTGAAGCGCCGCCGGTTGGAGTAGAGCAGGTAGGCCGCGCGGTGCAGGGCGACGACGGTCTTGCCGGTGCCCGGCCCGCCGGAGATCAGGGTGAAGCCCTGGTACGGCGCGCGGATCGCCTCGTCCTGCTCGCCCTGGATGGTGGCGACGATGTCGCGCATCGTGTGCCCGCGGGCCCGGGTGAGCGCGGCCATCAGCGCGCCCTCGCCGACGACGGCCAGGTCGTCGCGCGCGTGCTCGCCGTCCAGCAGGTCGTCCTCGATGCCGATCACCTGCTGGCCCTGGCAGCGCAGCACCCGGCGGCGGACCACCTGCATGGGGTCGTGCGGGGTGGCCCGGTAGAAGGGCTCGGCCGCCCGGGCGCGCCAGTCGATCACCAGCGGCTCGTAGTCGGCGTCGCGGACGCCGATCCGGCCGACGTAGCGGACCTCGCCGTCGGTGCGGTCCAGCCGGCCGAAGACCAGGCCCTCGTGCTCGGCGTCCAGCACGGCCAGCCGCTTCGCGGCCTGGAAGGCGAAGACGTCGCGCTCGTAGAGCCCGGTGCCGTCCTCCTCGCGGACGTAGGAGCCGCGGTCGGACTGGAAGAGCGAGCGGCCGGCCGTCGCGACCTCCTGCGCGGTGCGGGTGGCCTCGGCCAGCCGCCCGTAGACGAGGTCGACGTGGGCCTGCTCGACGGCGATCTCACGCTCGACGAGGTCCGGGGTGGCGGGGCCGCCCGGCTGGTCGGCGGGCGTGCCGTCGTCGTCGGGCTCGTCGGGAGCGGTCACCCGGTGCGCGGAAGTCAAAGAGTCTCGTCCCTCGGTCAGAAAGCGAACGACTCACTATACGGGGGC
This window harbors:
- the metF gene encoding methylenetetrahydrofolate reductase [NAD(P)H], with protein sequence MPGRTASPPRPRTPTIPELLATAGRPLFSFELFPPRDEAGSRQLWQTVRELEALGADFVSVTYGASGSTRERTIGATEQIALTTTLRTVAHLTCASQSREQLRRVVGAYAAAGVKHVLAIRGDMPGGPREPWVRHPDGLDNATELVALVRELGDFCVGVGAFPDPHPSSLDADLDARILVAKARAGASYAITQLFFRPEDYFALVARVRALGCDLPVIPGIMPITNVRQVTRFAELSGAALPDAVVDRVQAVAGDEDAVRRVGTAIGTELSEALLDGGAPGLHFYTQNRSRATREIYANLRSRLLPRRG
- a CDS encoding HelD family protein — translated: MAVEQAHVDLVYGRLAEATRTAQEVATAGRSLFQSDRGSYVREEDGTGLYERDVFAFQAAKRLAVLDAEHEGLVFGRLDRTDGEVRYVGRIGVRDADYEPLVIDWRARAAEPFYRATPHDPMQVVRRRVLRCQGQQVIGIEDDLLDGEHARDDLAVVGEGALMAALTRARGHTMRDIVATIQGEQDEAIRAPYQGFTLISGGPGTGKTVVALHRAAYLLYSNRRRFTSGGVLVVGPSRVFMNYIERVLPSLGEESVTLRPVGTVAGDVVRLAGERVDDAPTAAVKGSLRMVRVLRRLVQEPPQAVPLELRLTLRGHVLVLRVEALERIRAEVLAHHKLNAGREAAEKALLQALWRGRPAAELDMERDEFDDAVTDTAAFTMFLLAWWPGVSAPTALARLGDRGLLARLAGSTLSSAEQDLLAASYPRTADLPRTADWTVADGALLDELVSLLGPVPESEERDEPLFLPDDAEYAEVVTTADRLTPTREVDPFAEPHQTYSHVLVDEAQDITPMQWRMLRRRGAGASWTIVGDPAQSSWPDAAETDRALKELVGTAPVRRFRMSTNYRSPAEVFDLAASVVVRAYPEADLPRAVRSTGVEPLLLVADERGVAAGAVDAVVDLLGEVEGTVGVICAPTGRDEVRAALDAAALPGAERLAVVTSLESKGLEYDGVLVVDPDRIVAESPGGVRSLYVALTRPTQRLVTLDAAGDGSAGWRRSRG